A portion of the Sabethes cyaneus chromosome 3, idSabCyanKW18_F2, whole genome shotgun sequence genome contains these proteins:
- the LOC128743901 gene encoding putative ankyrin repeat protein RF_0381, giving the protein MDGRGRVITMPAECAANPLQRALADAIIRMVPMDELRILLACGAKVNEQVTQGLRPMHYAVWQNNEPAVNLLLVRNADINAIDEVGYSALHLAAEHGYYNLAKILLNAGCKVDYREPSDDPYPRTTLCDEPLRLALRNRHYDVARLLLERGADPNKRYFFGSEINLATDVESLELLLTFGANTEARDRSGITPLMRAVRTNGNIDSVLLLLQAGADVNAMTDARNDYRTVLHYAVLSGNASLVTLLIKQGARVDIPAPLPEPDSPSPLDLAVLRGDPALVRILLENGANVHRCSPIIGSPLHVACADNIPHRVEIMKMLLSYGADPNVRVIGDIATNAVLRPALAELIASNEVVTPEELHLLLKYGARVILKTQFRDPDGLLNCLGSMDPESESFRIVLDAAEEFDPCMIRRNRDLNDRQRELLLERATTPIPLKSRLRAHFRRMFGRNLPEFVPSLFIPRELQSYLLYEHSF; this is encoded by the exons ATGGACGGAAGAG GACGTGTCATCACGATGCCGGCCGAGTGTGCCGCCAACCCACTGCAGCGGGCCCTTGCCGATGCCATCATTCGTATGGTACCGATGGACGAGCTGCGTATACTGCTAGCCTGTGGTGCCAAAGTCAACGAGCAGGTAACGCAAGGTTTACGGCCAATGCACTATGCCGTCTGGCAGAATAACGAACCAGCCGTGAATCTGCTGTTGGTACGTAACGCCGATATCAATGCGATCGACGAGGTTGGATACAGCGCCCTTCATCTTGCGGCAGAGCATGG CTACTACAATTTGGCCAAAATATTACTGAATGCTGGCTGTAAAGTGGACTACAGAGAGCCGAGCGATGATCCCTACCCAAGGACAACATTGTGCGATGAACCGCTGCGTTTGGCTCTTCGTAATCGTCACTATGACGTAGCTCGCCTTCTGCTGGAACGCGGAGCAGATCCTAACAAAAGATACTTCTTTGGATCCGAAATCAATTTGGCTACAGATGTTGAAAGCTTGGAATTGTTGCTCACTTTCGGAGCAAACACGGAAGCTCGGGATCGTTCTGGAATTACGCCCTTGATGAGAGCCGTACGCACTAATGGTAACATCGATTCCGTATTGCTGCTTCTGCAAGCTGGAGCTGATGTGAATGCCATGACTGACGCTAGAAACGACTACCGAACAGTGCTTCATTATGCCGTACTATCAG GAAACGCCTCATTAGTTACACTGCTCATCAAGCAAGGTGCCCGTGTAGACATTCCAGCTCCTTTGCCGGAACCAGATTCACCTAGTCCGCTGGATTTGGCAGTATTACGCGGTGATCCTGCCTTGGTACGGATACTGCTGGAGAATGGAGCTAATGTACACCGTTGCAGTCCCATCATTGGATCACCACTGCATGTGGCATGTGCAGACAATATCCCACACAGAGTTGAAATCATGAAG ATGCTCTTATCCTACGGTGCCGATCCCAATGTTCGTGTCATTGGAGATATCGCCACTAATGCCGTTCTGAGACCCGCATTAGCCGAACTGATCGCCAGCAACGAAGTAGTAACACCGGAAGAACTACATCTGCTTCTAAAATATGGCGCAAGG GTAATTCTAAAAACACAATTCCGTGACCCGGACGGCCTACTAAATTGTCTCGGCAGTATGGATCCCGAATCCGAATCGTTTCGAATCGTCCTGGATGCTGCCGAAGAATTCGACCCGTGCATGATCCGTCGCAATCGGGACCTCAACGACCGGCAACGTGAGCTGCTGCTAGAGCGTGCCACCACTCCAATTCCGCTGAAGTCGCGACTACGGGCCCACTTCAGAAGGATGTTTGGACGCAATCTGCCCGAGTTTGTACCCAGCCTGTTCATCCCCAGGGAGCTACAGAGCTATCTGCTTTATGAGCATAGTTTTTGA
- the LOC128743794 gene encoding INO80 complex subunit C, which produces MEEQPMPVFKRMTLAQTNPIAGNKKRTWKSLKQILAYERTLPWKESDVTYSSINGPPSFVPAKKYSDISGLIAPYTDPHSKLHYHNAEEFQTVRSLPMDITAGFLALRGASSIV; this is translated from the exons ATGGAGGAACAACCGATGCCTGTTTTCAAACGGATGACTTTAGCCCAAACCAATCCGATCGCCGGCAATAAAAAACGAACGTGGAAATCTTTGAAACAAATTTTGGCTTACGAACGGACGCTACCTTGGAAGGAATCCGACGTTACTT ATTCATCGATCAATGGGCCACCGTCCTTCGTGCCGGCAAAAAAATACTCTGACATATCGGGTCTAATTGCTCCGTACACCGATCCTCATTCCAAGCTGCACTACCACAATGCAGAAGAATTTCAAACCGTACGCAGTTTACCGATGGATATTACGGCCGGTTTTCTTGCCCTTCGTGGCGCTAGCAGCATTGTTTAA